In Quercus robur chromosome 10, dhQueRobu3.1, whole genome shotgun sequence, a genomic segment contains:
- the LOC126703186 gene encoding putative disease resistance RPP13-like protein 1 isoform X2: MMNQVPSYSFCKFDKVKTIKHTLDKFVNEIDGLGLKIVNSNPKISLDNIDSPLDDSEVIGREYSVLTIWDLFNDDNDVFLEFKSRFDSLTIPSLKRCFAYCAIFPKDYKIKKDVLILHWMAQGFLELSKESMVMEDIGNKYFKILLDKSLLQNGKKDEYGNIINYRMHELVHDFVRSISNSKSSVSDNFSHVRSLFVGFDGQTTAQISFEGDGFTKRCMLILKNADFGNILSKFRGLRVLMFYGCNVRELPESIGVLIHLRLLHICETEIKKLPKSVTELYNLQTLRIELCFNLEELPEDLSNLINLRHICINRIAPKNVGRLTCLQTLPIFRVGPDEGYRIRELGALKNLRGEIEIRDLENVEDEEEAKSAKLKDKEIFKLELFWSYRTRSVDNNDKDERVLEGLQPHPNLKSLTIGFYKGKKFPSWVNGLSIYHNLIQIYLINCTECEEVPTLGHLPCLRVLQINGMKKVRSIGSEFYSYSEGSHRKTTTLFPALRILKLQNMYELEEWKDAKELITACQVLVFPCLEELTIDSCDKLRYFPDSLNTCDSLHKLVLEGFEDLSYFPGVRSLIGHLEIRSCSIEELTGGLQFCTSLQYLKIEDCPNLESILDSLLHLINLNHLHITDCPNLEERYAEWFQISQIPNIKINGKYIKGGEDSGDSEDSDDTVYYAVWLHKKEMRHWVEAGLVDFCLHIWVGSLQEDSILENNQLDDN; the protein is encoded by the exons atgatGAACCAGGTACCTAGCTATTCATTCTGCAAATTTGATAAAGTTAAGACCATAAAACATACATTGGATAAATTTGTGAATGAAATAGATGGCTTGGGTCTTAAAATTGTGAATTCAAACCCCAAGATTAGCCTAGATAATATAGACTCCCCCCTTGACGATTCAGAAGTGATAGGAAGAGAATACAGTGTCCTAACAATTTGGGATTTGTtcaatgatgataatgatgtCTTTCTGGAATTTAAGTCAAGATTTGATAGTCTTACAATACCATCTCTAAAACGATGTTTTGCATATTGTGCAATCTTCCCTAAAGATTATAAGATTAAAAAGGATGTACTAATTCTACATTGGATGGCTCAAGGGTTTCTTGAACTGTCTAAAGAAAGTATGGTGATGGAGGATATTGGTAacaagtattttaaaattttattagacAAATCCCTTTTACAAAATGGTAAAAAGGATGAGTACGGTAATATTATCAACTACAGAATGCATGAATTAGTACATGATTTTGTGCGctcaatttcaaattcaaaatcttcAGTTTCAGATAATTTCAGCCATGTACGAAGTTTATTTGTTGGATTTGATGGCCAAACAACAGCACAAATTTCATTTGAAGGTGATGGTTTCACAAAACGGTGCATGTTAATTTTAAAGAATGCTGACTTTGGTaacatattatcaaaatttagaG gcTTACgtgttttaatgttttatggATGTAACGTAAGAGAGCTGCCAGAATCAATTGGTGTGTTAATACATTTGAGGCTTCTTCACATCTGTGAAACTGAAATTAAGAAATTACCAAAATCAGTCACTGAGCTTTACAATTTGCAAACATTAAGAATCGAACTTTGTTTTAATCTCGAAGAGCTTCCAGAAGACCTAAGCAATTTGATTAACTTGAGACATATTTGTATAAATAGGATAGCACCTAAAAATGTGGGGCGGTTGACTTGCCTTCAAACGTTGCCAATTTTTCGTGTTGGTCCAGATGAAGGTTATCGGATTAGAGAATTGGGAGCTTTAAAGAATCTCAGAGGAGAAATAGAAATAAGGGATCTAGAGAATGTGGAAGATGAGGAAGAAGCCAAAAgtgcaaaattaaaagataaggAAATATTCAAGTTGGAATTATTTTGGTCATATCGAACAAGATCAGTGGACAACAATGATAAAGATGAAAGGGTGTTGGAAGGCCTCCAGCCACACCCAAATTTGAAAAGCTTAACAATCGGATTCTACAAAGGAAAGAAATTCCCATCATGGGTTAATGGTTTGTCAATATATCACAATTTGATTCAGATCTATTTGATAAATTGTACGGAATGTGAGGAAGTTCCCACTCTGGGGCATTTACCCTGTCTTAGGGTTCTTCAAATAAATGGAATGAAGAAGGTAAGAAGTATAGGAAGTGAGTTTTACAGTTACAGTGAAGGGAGTCACAGAAAAACTACTACATTATTCCCGGCATTGAGAATACTCAAATTGCAGAACATGTATGAGCTAGAAGAGTGGAAGGATGCAAAGGAGTTGATAACCGCATGTCAGGTGTTGGTATTTCCTTGCCTTGAGGAGTTGACAATAGATTCATGTGATAAACTAAGATATTTTCCAGACTCACTGAACACCTGCGATTCCCTTCATAAGTTGGTATTAGAGGGCTTTGAAGACCTGAGTTATTTTCCAGGTGTTCGATCACTTATTGGACACTTGGAGATAAGAAGCTGTAGTATTGAAGAACTAACCGGTGGGCTACAATTCTGTACATCTCTTCAGTATTTGAAGATTGAGGACTGTCCGAATCTGGAATCAATTCTAGATTCACTGCTTCACCTCATCAATTTAAATCATCTGCACATTACTGATTGCCCCAATTTAGAGGAAAGATACGCAGAGTGGTTCCAGATTTCCCAAATTCCAaacatcaaaatcaatggaaaatACATCAAAGGGGGAGAGGATTCTGGCGACTCTGAAGACAGTGATGATACAGTTTATTA TGCAGTGTGGTTGCATAAGAAAGAGATGAGACATTGGGTGGAAGCAGGTCTTGTGGATTTTTGTCTTCACATTTGGGTTGGAAG CTTGCAAGAAGATTCCATCTTGGAAAATAACCAACTTGATGACAACTGA
- the LOC126703186 gene encoding putative disease resistance RPP13-like protein 1 isoform X1: MMNQVPSYSFCKFDKVKTIKHTLDKFVNEIDGLGLKIVNSNPKISLDNIDSPLDDSEVIGREYSVLTIWDLFNDDNDVFLEFKSRFDSLTIPSLKRCFAYCAIFPKDYKIKKDVLILHWMAQGFLELSKESMVMEDIGNKYFKILLDKSLLQNGKKDEYGNIINYRMHELVHDFVRSISNSKSSVSDNFSHVRSLFVGFDGQTTAQISFEGDGFTKRCMLILKNADFGNILSKFRGLRVLMFYGCNVRELPESIGVLIHLRLLHICETEIKKLPKSVTELYNLQTLRIELCFNLEELPEDLSNLINLRHICINRIAPKNVGRLTCLQTLPIFRVGPDEGYRIRELGALKNLRGEIEIRDLENVEDEEEAKSAKLKDKEIFKLELFWSYRTRSVDNNDKDERVLEGLQPHPNLKSLTIGFYKGKKFPSWVNGLSIYHNLIQIYLINCTECEEVPTLGHLPCLRVLQINGMKKVRSIGSEFYSYSEGSHRKTTTLFPALRILKLQNMYELEEWKDAKELITACQVLVFPCLEELTIDSCDKLRYFPDSLNTCDSLHKLVLEGFEDLSYFPGVRSLIGHLEIRSCSIEELTGGLQFCTSLQYLKIEDCPNLESILDSLLHLINLNHLHITDCPNLEERYAEWFQISQIPNIKINGKYIKGGEDSGDSEDSDDTVYYAVWLHKKEMRHWVEAGLVDFCLHIWVGRSVLLVEAKIKFLINF; encoded by the exons atgatGAACCAGGTACCTAGCTATTCATTCTGCAAATTTGATAAAGTTAAGACCATAAAACATACATTGGATAAATTTGTGAATGAAATAGATGGCTTGGGTCTTAAAATTGTGAATTCAAACCCCAAGATTAGCCTAGATAATATAGACTCCCCCCTTGACGATTCAGAAGTGATAGGAAGAGAATACAGTGTCCTAACAATTTGGGATTTGTtcaatgatgataatgatgtCTTTCTGGAATTTAAGTCAAGATTTGATAGTCTTACAATACCATCTCTAAAACGATGTTTTGCATATTGTGCAATCTTCCCTAAAGATTATAAGATTAAAAAGGATGTACTAATTCTACATTGGATGGCTCAAGGGTTTCTTGAACTGTCTAAAGAAAGTATGGTGATGGAGGATATTGGTAacaagtattttaaaattttattagacAAATCCCTTTTACAAAATGGTAAAAAGGATGAGTACGGTAATATTATCAACTACAGAATGCATGAATTAGTACATGATTTTGTGCGctcaatttcaaattcaaaatcttcAGTTTCAGATAATTTCAGCCATGTACGAAGTTTATTTGTTGGATTTGATGGCCAAACAACAGCACAAATTTCATTTGAAGGTGATGGTTTCACAAAACGGTGCATGTTAATTTTAAAGAATGCTGACTTTGGTaacatattatcaaaatttagaG gcTTACgtgttttaatgttttatggATGTAACGTAAGAGAGCTGCCAGAATCAATTGGTGTGTTAATACATTTGAGGCTTCTTCACATCTGTGAAACTGAAATTAAGAAATTACCAAAATCAGTCACTGAGCTTTACAATTTGCAAACATTAAGAATCGAACTTTGTTTTAATCTCGAAGAGCTTCCAGAAGACCTAAGCAATTTGATTAACTTGAGACATATTTGTATAAATAGGATAGCACCTAAAAATGTGGGGCGGTTGACTTGCCTTCAAACGTTGCCAATTTTTCGTGTTGGTCCAGATGAAGGTTATCGGATTAGAGAATTGGGAGCTTTAAAGAATCTCAGAGGAGAAATAGAAATAAGGGATCTAGAGAATGTGGAAGATGAGGAAGAAGCCAAAAgtgcaaaattaaaagataaggAAATATTCAAGTTGGAATTATTTTGGTCATATCGAACAAGATCAGTGGACAACAATGATAAAGATGAAAGGGTGTTGGAAGGCCTCCAGCCACACCCAAATTTGAAAAGCTTAACAATCGGATTCTACAAAGGAAAGAAATTCCCATCATGGGTTAATGGTTTGTCAATATATCACAATTTGATTCAGATCTATTTGATAAATTGTACGGAATGTGAGGAAGTTCCCACTCTGGGGCATTTACCCTGTCTTAGGGTTCTTCAAATAAATGGAATGAAGAAGGTAAGAAGTATAGGAAGTGAGTTTTACAGTTACAGTGAAGGGAGTCACAGAAAAACTACTACATTATTCCCGGCATTGAGAATACTCAAATTGCAGAACATGTATGAGCTAGAAGAGTGGAAGGATGCAAAGGAGTTGATAACCGCATGTCAGGTGTTGGTATTTCCTTGCCTTGAGGAGTTGACAATAGATTCATGTGATAAACTAAGATATTTTCCAGACTCACTGAACACCTGCGATTCCCTTCATAAGTTGGTATTAGAGGGCTTTGAAGACCTGAGTTATTTTCCAGGTGTTCGATCACTTATTGGACACTTGGAGATAAGAAGCTGTAGTATTGAAGAACTAACCGGTGGGCTACAATTCTGTACATCTCTTCAGTATTTGAAGATTGAGGACTGTCCGAATCTGGAATCAATTCTAGATTCACTGCTTCACCTCATCAATTTAAATCATCTGCACATTACTGATTGCCCCAATTTAGAGGAAAGATACGCAGAGTGGTTCCAGATTTCCCAAATTCCAaacatcaaaatcaatggaaaatACATCAAAGGGGGAGAGGATTCTGGCGACTCTGAAGACAGTGATGATACAGTTTATTA TGCAGTGTGGTTGCATAAGAAAGAGATGAGACATTGGGTGGAAGCAGGTCTTGTGGATTTTTGTCTTCACATTTGGGTTGGAAGGTCGGTTCTACTAGTGGAAGCAAAGATTAAATTTCTCATAAATTTTTAG
- the LOC126703186 gene encoding putative disease resistance RPP13-like protein 1 isoform X3, translating to MMNQVPSYSFCKFDKVKTIKHTLDKFVNEIDGLGLKIVNSNPKISLDNIDSPLDDSEVIGREYSVLTIWDLFNDDNDVFLEFKSRFDSLTIPSLKRCFAYCAIFPKDYKIKKDVLILHWMAQGFLELSKESMVMEDIGNKYFKILLDKSLLQNGKKDEYGNIINYRMHELVHDFVRSISNSKSSVSDNFSHVRSLFVGFDGQTTAQISFEGDGFTKRCMLILKNADFGNILSKFRGLRVLMFYGCNVRELPESIGVLIHLRLLHICETEIKKLPKSVTELYNLQTLRIELCFNLEELPEDLSNLINLRHICINRIAPKNVGRLTCLQTLPIFRVGPDEGYRIRELGALKNLRGEIEIRDLENVEDEEEAKSAKLKDKEIFKLELFWSYRTRSVDNNDKDERVLEGLQPHPNLKSLTIGFYKGKKFPSWVNGLSIYHNLIQIYLINCTECEEVPTLGHLPCLRVLQINGMKKVRSIGSEFYSYSEGSHRKTTTLFPALRILKLQNMYELEEWKDAKELITACQVLVFPCLEELTIDSCDKLRYFPDSLNTCDSLHKLVLEGFEDLSYFPGVRSLIGHLEIRSCSIEELTGGLQFCTSLQYLKIEDCPNLESILDSLLHLINLNHLHITDCPNLEERYAEWFQISQIPNIKINGKYIKGGEDSGDSEDSDDTVYYVVA from the exons atgatGAACCAGGTACCTAGCTATTCATTCTGCAAATTTGATAAAGTTAAGACCATAAAACATACATTGGATAAATTTGTGAATGAAATAGATGGCTTGGGTCTTAAAATTGTGAATTCAAACCCCAAGATTAGCCTAGATAATATAGACTCCCCCCTTGACGATTCAGAAGTGATAGGAAGAGAATACAGTGTCCTAACAATTTGGGATTTGTtcaatgatgataatgatgtCTTTCTGGAATTTAAGTCAAGATTTGATAGTCTTACAATACCATCTCTAAAACGATGTTTTGCATATTGTGCAATCTTCCCTAAAGATTATAAGATTAAAAAGGATGTACTAATTCTACATTGGATGGCTCAAGGGTTTCTTGAACTGTCTAAAGAAAGTATGGTGATGGAGGATATTGGTAacaagtattttaaaattttattagacAAATCCCTTTTACAAAATGGTAAAAAGGATGAGTACGGTAATATTATCAACTACAGAATGCATGAATTAGTACATGATTTTGTGCGctcaatttcaaattcaaaatcttcAGTTTCAGATAATTTCAGCCATGTACGAAGTTTATTTGTTGGATTTGATGGCCAAACAACAGCACAAATTTCATTTGAAGGTGATGGTTTCACAAAACGGTGCATGTTAATTTTAAAGAATGCTGACTTTGGTaacatattatcaaaatttagaG gcTTACgtgttttaatgttttatggATGTAACGTAAGAGAGCTGCCAGAATCAATTGGTGTGTTAATACATTTGAGGCTTCTTCACATCTGTGAAACTGAAATTAAGAAATTACCAAAATCAGTCACTGAGCTTTACAATTTGCAAACATTAAGAATCGAACTTTGTTTTAATCTCGAAGAGCTTCCAGAAGACCTAAGCAATTTGATTAACTTGAGACATATTTGTATAAATAGGATAGCACCTAAAAATGTGGGGCGGTTGACTTGCCTTCAAACGTTGCCAATTTTTCGTGTTGGTCCAGATGAAGGTTATCGGATTAGAGAATTGGGAGCTTTAAAGAATCTCAGAGGAGAAATAGAAATAAGGGATCTAGAGAATGTGGAAGATGAGGAAGAAGCCAAAAgtgcaaaattaaaagataaggAAATATTCAAGTTGGAATTATTTTGGTCATATCGAACAAGATCAGTGGACAACAATGATAAAGATGAAAGGGTGTTGGAAGGCCTCCAGCCACACCCAAATTTGAAAAGCTTAACAATCGGATTCTACAAAGGAAAGAAATTCCCATCATGGGTTAATGGTTTGTCAATATATCACAATTTGATTCAGATCTATTTGATAAATTGTACGGAATGTGAGGAAGTTCCCACTCTGGGGCATTTACCCTGTCTTAGGGTTCTTCAAATAAATGGAATGAAGAAGGTAAGAAGTATAGGAAGTGAGTTTTACAGTTACAGTGAAGGGAGTCACAGAAAAACTACTACATTATTCCCGGCATTGAGAATACTCAAATTGCAGAACATGTATGAGCTAGAAGAGTGGAAGGATGCAAAGGAGTTGATAACCGCATGTCAGGTGTTGGTATTTCCTTGCCTTGAGGAGTTGACAATAGATTCATGTGATAAACTAAGATATTTTCCAGACTCACTGAACACCTGCGATTCCCTTCATAAGTTGGTATTAGAGGGCTTTGAAGACCTGAGTTATTTTCCAGGTGTTCGATCACTTATTGGACACTTGGAGATAAGAAGCTGTAGTATTGAAGAACTAACCGGTGGGCTACAATTCTGTACATCTCTTCAGTATTTGAAGATTGAGGACTGTCCGAATCTGGAATCAATTCTAGATTCACTGCTTCACCTCATCAATTTAAATCATCTGCACATTACTGATTGCCCCAATTTAGAGGAAAGATACGCAGAGTGGTTCCAGATTTCCCAAATTCCAaacatcaaaatcaatggaaaatACATCAAAGGGGGAGAGGATTCTGGCGACTCTGAAGACAGTGATGATACAGTTTATTA TGTGGTTGCATAA